A part of Oncorhynchus clarkii lewisi isolate Uvic-CL-2024 chromosome 17, UVic_Ocla_1.0, whole genome shotgun sequence genomic DNA contains:
- the LOC139370004 gene encoding RNA demethylase ALKBH5-like, protein MSASGFSDLREKLKSMTPHRDNYKNKVTDKDDSYKNRKVKVTDGGSSNGNGRKRKHRDSSEDEVEPVESREQEARRVQSGIVQVEVFSKEDCDVIEGKINEVVANGEAGLYREHTVDRAPLRNKYFFGEGYTYGAQLEKRGPGQERLYPKGEVDDIPTWVHDLVITKLVASGVVPEGFVNSAVINDYQPGGCIVSHVDPLHIFARPIVSVSFFSDSALCFGCRFQFKPIRVSEPVLELPVRRGSVTVLSGYAADDITHCIRPQDIKERRAVIILRKTRPDAPRVDQSPSPNPSPPERHAPLKAKRSHRRADPDAAHRPRVLEMDKEENRHSSSSSRLHRRSNSSENYWRRSQDGDVSRKVKMRRH, encoded by the exons atgtcaGCCAGTGGTTTCTCCGACCTGCGGGAAAAGCTGAAGTCCATGACTCCTCACCGGGACAATTACAAAAACAAAGTTACCGATAAGGACGACAGCTACAAAAATAGGAAAGTTAAAGTTACCGACGGAGGTAGTAGTAACGGGAACGGCCGGAAGCGGAAGCACCGAGATTCCTCCGAGGATGAGGTCGAGCCTGTGGAGTCCCGTGAGCAG gAGGCGAGGCGTGTCCAGAGTGGCATTGTTCAGGTAGAGGTCTTCTCTAAAGAGGACTGTGATGTCATTGAGGGCAAGATAAATGAGGTGGTTGCTAACGGAGAAGCGGGGCTTTACCGGGAACACACCGTAGATCGGGCACCGCTACGGAACAAATATTTCTTTGGAGAG GGCTATACATACGGGGCCCAGCTAGAGAAGAGAGGACCTGGTCAGGAGAGATTGTACCCTAAAGGAGAGGTGGACGACATCCCGACCTGGGTTCACGACCTCGTCATCACTAAACTGGTCGCCAGCGGGGTCGTACCTGAAG GTTTTGTGAACTCAGCGGTGATCAACGACTACCAACCAGGCGGCTGCATCGTGTCACATGTCGACCCGCTCCACATCTTCGCCCGGCCAATCGTATCCGTGTCCTTCTTCTCAGACTCGGCCCTCTGCTTCGGCTGCCGCTTCCAGTTTAAACCAATCCGAGTGTCTGAGCCCGTCCTGGAGCTTCCTGTCAGGAGAGGAAGTGTTACTGTCCTCAG tggcTACGCGGCTGATGACATCACCCACTGTATCCGCCCCCAGGACATCAAGGAGAGACGAGCCGTCATCATCCTCAGGAA GACGAGACCAGATGCTCCCCGTGTAGACCAgagcccctcccctaacccctccccccctGAGAGACACGCCCCTCTGAAGGCCAAACGCTCTCACCGCAGAGCTGACCCAGACGCTGcacacag accgAGGGTTCTGGAGATGGATAAGGAGGAGAATCGTCACTCCTCCTCTTCGTCCCGCCTTCATCGCCGTAGCAACAGCTCCGAGAACTACTGGAGGCGGAGCCAAGACGGCGACGTGTCACGCAAGGTCAAGATGCGGCGTCACTGA